The DNA window CGAGGTCTCGCTGCTGCGCCAGACCCGCCAGGCCGCGCAGCTGCGCATTGACCTCAATGGCCAGACCCGTGTGGACGAGATGACCGGCGACGGCGTGCTGGTGGCCACCCCGGCCGGCAGCACCGCCTACAACTATTCGGCGCATGGCCCGATCCTGCCGCTGGCCAGCAATACCATCGCCCTGACCCCGATCGCACCGTACCGGCCGCGGCGCTGGCGCGGGGCCATCCTCAAGGCCGACACCGAGGTGCGCTTCACCGTCCTGGACCCCTACAAGCGGCCGGTCAGCGCGACCGCCGACTCGCACGAGTTCCGCGGGGTGACCGAGGTGACGATTCGCGAGTCGCGCGACCGTACCGTGACCCTGCTGTTCGACCCGGAACACAACCTGGAAGAACGCATCTTCAGCGAACAGTTCGTTTTCTAGCCTGATGCCCGACAACACGCCCCGCCTGCTGACCGTCGCAGTGACCTCGCGCGCGCTGTTCGACCTGGAGGAGAGCCACGCGCTGTGGCAGGCCGAAGGGCTGGAGG is part of the Pseudoxanthomonas sp. JBR18 genome and encodes:
- a CDS encoding NAD kinase — its product is MTHPRLAFLASPAPSAQQALETLSARYGQHPPEQADILVALGGDGFMLQTLHRHAQLGKPVFGMKLGTVGFLMNHQREADLHERIAGAEPTKLRPLEMTAQTESGIEVQSLAYNEVSLLRQTRQAAQLRIDLNGQTRVDEMTGDGVLVATPAGSTAYNYSAHGPILPLASNTIALTPIAPYRPRRWRGAILKADTEVRFTVLDPYKRPVSATADSHEFRGVTEVTIRESRDRTVTLLFDPEHNLEERIFSEQFVF